The Plasmodium chabaudi chabaudi strain AS genome assembly, chromosome: 14 genome contains the following window.
acagaaaaatatattagagCTTCTAGTATGGTATCAGAAAGTAGCGCAAATTTAAATGCATacaatgataaaaatgctGATGAATCAAGTCGAAAGAAATcgaaaaaaggaaatacatataataatataaaagaaataatcgAAAactttaatgaaaaattattaacaataaTGAAAGATATATCACAagtattaaattataaagcatttttaaatcaagTTAATGAAACATATGCACCTATGTATTATagtgttataaaaaaaccaatgtatataaataaaatcattttccgatgtaaaaaaagaaaatataataatttaagtCTATTTATTGATGATGTATATCTAATAGTAACAAATTGTAAACTCTATAATACCCCCACATCAGTTAGTGCATACTTACGTGAAATTGTTGATAATATGTTTCTTGATATagttaacaaaataaagggAGATGATAATTTACAAAACTATAACACCATCTTAATTGAgcatttttacaaaaataaacatttcAACAATACATGGgaaagtataaatatagaacaCAGTGATTTACTTAATAATTCAGAATTAAGTATGAACAAAACGGGCGATTTaacaattaataatatgcaaCAAGATAATTTGTCAAGCAACTTTATGGGCTCAATAGATCAAAGCAGAAATTACAATAATACCATGGATACagattttaatttaaataccATGTCTGCAAATTATAACAGCAGCAACTTTCACAATGTGGAGTCTGATGCAAGCATGAACAAGTTGAAAGACGAGCATGATAATGCTAAGGAATAGGAACgacttataaaaaaataaaagccCATACCCACCTACGCCGTTGCAGCATTAAAATTGCATAAAGGCTTCGTTACAGCTTATTGTTTACTGTTATATTGGGGTGTATGCACTTTTTATTCTTTCTCTTTTAAAATGTGCATGCACATTGATTTTATAGTTTTGtttatatgtgtgtgtatGCATAATTAATCCGAATATGCATGGATTTCTCTATAGATATCCATATTTATACCATCCACACACACACGCTTACACATTTGGTAGTTTCACTTTATAACAACTaccaatattattatatcataattatattttccgtttttttgtatatattttcgaatttttttcattttgtggaatataataaacatttttaataaaaaaaatatatataatatatttatgaacgttcatatattttatggcattttattcaaattttttaaaatattttattaacatattttgaaaaaaaatggctgttcataaaaaaaaactcataaaaataataacaataaactatatttttataacaaaaGGAAAAGCAACAATTTATTGCATATAACTAGGGTATACAAATTATTGAATGTTCTTACAAGGGAagtgtataaatataaatgcaaTTAAACAATaggataaaatatatattattatatcattatattcttattaagaaaaaatgattatcttccgaaataaaataaatattaaaataaacttTGAAAATTAATCTCctaattctttattttttttacttttttaatttttataagcaCACGCAATTTgattatgaatttttttggttttttttaaatgtgtAACTTGGTATCActtttgcatatattttttaacacaccttttttgtaatttcttttttttgtaaatattaaggattatttatacgtgaatatttattttgttttcatttcaTTGGGATTGTcatcttttttatgtataagcCATACCAGCTAGCCTTGAATGTCTTGCAACACAGTTAAGAGGACGTACGAATGCTTATATACGCATCAgaaaacacaaaaaaataaaaaatggaaagatGGATACTGTGAAATATTAGTTAGCTATGGTGTAACGAAAATATACCTATTAAATTCAAATAGAGTCTGCGTGGAAAGCTTTATTAGTAACAACATAGACTTTGGAAACATAGAAGAAGAAATCGAGTTATCTAATCATTTAGTGCAATTTGttgatatttataattatgttgAAAGTGAAATaacaaatgaaattataaatgatgAATCGCGGAAAAGAGGAAACGAATTTTTTAAGCAAAATGACAACacaaatagtaaaaaaataaaaaacaaacatGAGACtatcaattttaataaaaattataaaaattatcagATAGAAAAAGAAGAGATATTAAAGCCAAAAGAGATATTAGTTCCATCTAAAAGAGTAgataaatatgcacatacTAATAGGAAATTTGAAGTGCCTAGGAAAATAGAGCCAGGCCAAGATAAAAGCGAAGAGCccgaaaaaaatgaattgaaaaatatgcacaataaacaaatcgaaaatattacaaaagataaaaaatatacaaaaaatataatagaaaatGTGGGAATACAATTtagtaatataaataaagaaaagcATAGTTCTATAGATAAGAAAAACATGATAAGTATAACATATACAACcaatcatttatttaataaaaaaaatacaaccAAATGGTATGATGGGTATATACTTGATAAAGAGAATGAAATAGaactatataattttattgaagaaaaattatttgtaaaaaaaaaagataatattatttatgaagAATACATGCCATTTGGAacatatattgtttataaCGACTTTTCAAACAAACCATCCAGTGgtagtaataatattttagaGCCATctaattttgttaaaaaaaataaattcaatACTAATCTTCATAGTGTTTTAAAATGTGGGATATCCAAAAACAGTAGTacaaatgtaaaaaataatgatgaaaaggAACCCcaacaaaaaatagaatattataaaaacaatgaaCACAATTTAGGGATAGAAAATCGAATTTTCTCAAATCCacgaaaaagaaatttGGATTTTTCtaaagaaaataacaattatgataatattgcatatgaaggaaaaaatcaaaataatttagaaaaaaattctgAGAAGTGTAACGAACAAACAAAAGACAACTctatagataaaaaaaatggatctatacatattacaaataaaaatgaatgtgaattatattttcatacaAATTATGATTGTGATAAggaagaaaagaaaaaaaatacaaaaattgtttttttttctggaAATAGAGACGATTGTgataaatatgaagaaataGTTAATATTGGTCAGGTTGTTAgtaaaaatcatttttctCATGTTAATGTTTTTAACAACtcaatgaaaataaaattaaacacCGGATTAATTaactattataataaagataGAAACATTGAAAGGGATAATAATTCTGAACAGTCAGGCAATATAAATCGGTTATCATCCTTAGAAAATGCAAAACATTCTGATAATCCCAAAAAGGATTATAGCAATATTAGCAATAGACAAATGGACaataatggaaaatatgatgatagttatgaaaaaaatgtttctAATTCACTGTCTAGCAATTGTCATGAGAATGcatatttagaaaatggaaacgaaaaaaagaataactCAATTTTAACGAAAAAGGATGCATCCCTTCATGTGTTGGAAACAAAGACAGCTCTTGAAACagacaaaaaattaacctCCTTAGGTTtagaacaaaatttatattgtgacgtatacaaaattaataatattttttcctttagtaataataataatagttttTGTATAAGTGATgctgaaaatattaataggaacaatttatttttacctgtttatataactattcctaaaaaaaaagaagatataaaaaataaattaaatgaattaccacattttaaaatacccaatttttttattaacaagtcagaatatattttgtgtttTATGAATGCTACACTATTTCAGATATATTATGAgataacaaataaatatatgtatatttacgataatttaatatatgcattaaaaGGTGATAcacataaaaattcaaactTAAAACATGGTAGTGAAAacataaatacaaaaaacaaAGACCTTGATCCTTTTCCTAAAATGGGTGGAAAGTCCATTTCTAATAGTGGCACTAATAATGGGACTAATTTAGATTTTACGggagaatataaaaaaaaaaaaaattataaaaataatactgaggataattatatactatTATTGGAAGATGTTGAACTTGTGTGCAGTTTACAAGACGGGAACGTCAACAAATATGGGAAGGGAgcatttataaatacaaaaaatgaaaagaatacagggattaaatattttttaaaaaaaaatacagacAATGGAATATtgatagaaaaaaatggaataacACAAGTtcgaaataatataaaaaaatatataaatactaatcatataattatgttaagaaaaaaatgtgactatgaagaaaataatgtatatactACTCATAAGGACGACttacttttatttaatactaAATGGAATGggtttaataataattatatggaaatatttcccttaaattttgaaaccttcttatatatatgtgaactatttgaaaaggaaaaaaatgtattaacaTCAAAAGagtttctttattttttaaaaaaatataaatccataagttttcaaaaatgtttattttttattaaactgTCTGACCATTTAGATAATCTGAAACAcctcttttatttttacaaaaatatagaagaagaaaatgtatgttataataaaaaaagtattcacaaaaatataaactacATAAACTACATGAACAATAGTAAGGACAAATCTATGGATTACAATTTTGTTGGTAAACGAATGGGAGTAAAGGATTGCATAGAAAAGTCCCATACTAATTTGATACCGTTAAATAATGCTAGtattgaatataaaaatgagttagttcaaaatttacaaaataataaaaaactaaataaaaaacaaaaggaAATTATACAATCTGTAATAAACTGgtttgaatataaaaatgaagagGCGAGTGATATAGATAGCCAAAATAAACACGCTGACCAAACTGAGCACGCTGACAAAACTGAACAAGGAAGTAGCTGCATACTAGTTAATGGAATTTTCGGGTCTGGGAAAAGTACATTAATATGCAATACAATTATGTACttagataaaatattaggATATGAAGAAAAACTGGTGAAGGAAGAAAGAAAAcggaaaaaaaaggaatctGAAAagggatatatatatgattcaAATTCTGagttaaatgaaaatggtatgccaaaatataaatcccTTTTAAGCAAAATAAgagaagaagaaaaatctaaaaatagtataaatgatgaaaaaaaaaaaataatattaatgtgTAATACCAATTTTGCTGTTGataatatacttttaaaattgaaacgagattttgaattttatgATTTTGCAAGAATAGGTAGCATATCTGAAATTAATGTCTTTTTAATTACAAACTTTATTAGTATAACATCAAAGGAGGGAAAAAATGCAGaagacataaaaaaatatttggaaAATTTTGATACGAATACTATGAAAggtgaaaatttaaatgatagCCAAAATGAACGAGAACATTCACTAAACCAACACAGcgtaaaatataataaccGGAATAGACCTGATAAGGTAAGTGATATAGAACAGGGGGAAGAAAAACAGGAAATTTCTAAAGATGCCGAAAGCGACAGAAGTAATCCAAGCATAAATGGGGTGGCCAaaccaaataaaatacacaaaataacagacataaataaattaattgaagtactaaaaaaagaaaaaacaaattcgattttaaaaaataaatataaaaataaaagagtTATAGCAGGAACATGTAaaagtttatatatttttgaaaagttaaatacaattaaagatagtattaattatttaattgcTGATGAATGCACTCAAATTGACGAATTGACACTCTTAaagttttttataaaatatccGATAAAAAGAATCATACTTATAGGGGATATTATGCAATTGGGATTTGTTATAAAAAGCAAAAGTGATTTATGTCGTAGTTTATTTTCAAGACTTATAGAAAATGAGCTATTCATTaagtattttttcataaagcAGTATGCGAAAGGTAAAGAAGAGAAAGACGCCATTGAAAATGGCGATGCTCAAGCAAATATTAGTATAACTACCGTAGTAgacaaaataatcaaaCTCACCGAACTAGAGtattcaaattataaaagtaaaatatatgaacagATGTTTAATTTGCACTACGACAATAGTTGTAACCATATTAAACCGTATAAACAAACTAGTTTATGtattaacaaattaataataatgaataaacAATATAGATGTCACCCAGATATAAGCAATATATGTAgtcatcttttttataacaattGTATTAAGAATGCAAAATGTAcagaacaaaataatataatatatgataaatataatgcacatctaaattttatacttatacgaaaagaatataaaggAATACATTGTAattcttattttattaatgtgTTAGAagcaaatattattttaaatatttgtgaTCATATggtttcaaataaaataaatccaGATAATATAGGaataatttctttatttagaTATCAAgctatttatattcaaaataaaatgaaattatcaaaaaattatgacaatttaaaaaaaataaaagttagTACAGTAGATTCTTTTCAAGGtattgaaaaagaaattattttattttcatgtgttttatctttttttcctgatgatcaaaaaaaatatacaataaacaaaacagagcaggaaaaaaaagaagctAACGcacattataaaaatcagttattgtataaaaaaaatacaaccACACAAATTCAAAAAACAGCAGAACATGCAGAGCAACTATTGTCGGCTACTGATTCGTTCGATTATTtttgtgaaaataaaaacaggATAAACGTTGCATTAAGTCGATCCAGAAATCAATTAATAATTGTTGCCCACCAAGCATttgttcaaaaaaataaaatctgGAGTTACATAAAATCAAAAtcgaaaatatattactacGATTGATAAAAAGGAAAGGAATAGCTGCTGCCCATGCCTGCTTCTTAGCCTACACAGGAACGATGTATCGCTTTGCCTCATGCTGTAAAACGTTATACACAGTAAaggcttttttttttgtaaatgaCATATCCGAATTTGATATTATGGAATCACTAGTATTTTCTGATGCATAGGATATAAAACTATTACATGTATTATCggatatgcatataaaagtTGGTAGaggatatataaataggAATGGGGAATATCGTTTTAATATTCGACTATCATGAGGTATTGGATATATATGACTTTGACCTATGATTGTTGATGTTAATATGTTTTGAagattttgtttattatcatcTGTTGCATTTATAGATGCACTCCAAATCaaatcatttaatatatcgtgtctaaaaaatatcatttttgtattaaaatGTCGGATTCGACATGGATTGGTTGCAAATATTATTCTGTCTTCACAAGGACAAAATGattctatattttctttaaactttttaatataatatggaAGAATAGGTAGTTTAGGCaaactatttttacatGCACATGGATCATTTTTTCCAGGAATAAAAActaaataacaattttgtaaaattaacttaaattttgatattaataaatatgataatttttcaaatcctttaatatataaattattaaaatttttattataatcaaattttaaacttataaaatctcccattaatataaatccAACAGGTAATTCATTATCTGGGTATGTAGTTACATAAAGagaaaacattttttctaatatcTCAAAGGTGTAAGGATTatctaaatatatatcatgcATTATTATCCAATTTTGACTTttgtcattattttttacgaCTAGTTCGTATTCTGTCATCCcgattttatctttttcattttcaaaattgtaGAACAGGTCTCCTTCGTTTTTTTCGTCATGGTAGTTTCTGCAAAGGTGTGAAAGGTCAGCATTCATTGTTTACTACATGCGTAATGATGAGCATACACAATGGTGCACTTAGACATGATGAACATACATAACGGTGCACTTGGGCATGATGAACTTACATAACGGTGCAACGACACAGTAAAATGCAAAGTCTTACCTGGGGGGGTGCATTATTTCGGTGGCATAAAATGTTTTgtttgttaattttattcGGCCTTGAACAAGTATAACATGACCGATACAATATATTCCATGGTTTATAACACATGACTTGTTAATAACTAATTTCACTTCATTTCTAATACCTTGTATAACTAAATCACCATCTCTATTTAATCCTAAAATTCCGATAATATGTTGATGATCAgtatttgttaattttacaGCATCAACAGATGTAATAATAGTTTTGTCTTTGATATGTATTTCATTAATTGCATCAGACCAAAATAGAATCGATGGATGtccttttgtttttttacttaatatatgatattttaaatcataAAATTCTACATCTGCAtttgcatttatatattcattataattttctatagatccttctttttttttttttaaaaatctCATACGtttttcatcataataaaaatggctTAAAtctaaaaatgtattataaaCTTTTATACCATCTTGatatttatctttatataatttaattgtctcttgatattttttttctttatattctattataatattttcaatatctTTAACAGTTAAATTATGTTCTTCTTCAAagttttctttatatgtttttactAAGTAATACATAAGATCTGAATCAAATTTTGTTACTTCAACAACTTTATCATCCTTAGCTTCTTCAACTAATTTTTCTTCCTCTATATAACTATgttcataaattatatttaaacaatCTAAATCGacattaatattatgatcatataaataggaatataaagatatatgACTTATTGATCCGTTAAAAGCTAAAAATACTTCGTCGATTATACTCCTtccttcattttttatttttataatatgttcTTCAATATTAGTTAAGTAcaaatttatgttttttatatcatggCTTTTTATTACACTTCCAATAATTCTCTCCCTTATGAAGCTATCCATTTTTCAATATCTCAAATAGTTCAAAATGTctagcatatatatattgtcaTATATAAGGGAAAGACTTACATATATCTATAACTATTCATGTACTTTTTTCTCTACCTTATTTTTAAACCTCTTTTTAAAGAACGTTTTTATATCCCTTTGGCTGATATGCACATAGGTAGTCACAATTCAAGCTTcgaaaaatttttatctatgcaaataatattattagtgTGTGTGTCTCTGCATGAGGAaatacttttttctttcattgATTCTGATATGCTTGTCTTTGAtattaaattgttttaaattgaTGGTTCGTTTTGTGTGCACACTAAAGGGTAGGACGCCTCAAAAGGGGCAATTGGAAAAGGCAAGAAAAGCTAAGAAAAGCTAAGAAAAGGTAAGAAAAGGTAAGAAAAGCTAAGAAAAGGTAAGAAAAGCtaagaaaatttaaaagatgCCGATTAAACCGAGCGCAGTTGAAGTAAGTATGCTCCTCCTTTTGATTTTTACTGCATATGCTTGAACCTCTTTAAAGAGATGAAAtggaaattatataaaaattgtgttTATAGCAAGCTTGGCAGTTTTATGACTATATTTTCACATTTGCttaaattgtatattatttttaaaataaaaaaataaccttttcataattaaaaaaaaattatatttaaaaatgacgATCTTTAAAAAgagaattatttatgtataatatataattataaatattataaatttttttcaatacaCAAATTATTCCgtattatatacacatttatatatatccgTATTTTAGAACGacttaacatattttttaaaaaaaaaaaaaattttgaatctTTTCTATGAATTTAAGCTTCTCTAATTTCATTTCAGTTTtgtaatgaatatattattagtataaattaaaaaaaaaaaaaaacgatatatttcataaatgTGTCCCAAAAGCAgtgaataaataaaaatggatatataagtataatcatataaattattcaaacacgacataaatttatattttatgtacaCTAGCTTTGCTAATATTTCATCAAATCAAGTTcagataaatattttctactATCTAAAGTAATGCTAGTATATTTCACGGCTCTTTAACTTCTTACATTTTGATACTATGAcctgaaaaataataaaaagaatatgtGTATAGTTGAAaagtttgaaaataatattcccAGATGCCTAAATtgtttcatattttatgacCATTACCATTCTatgattttatatatccatTATGATATTCTCCATgggattttatttttttattatgcacACACGTTTACACACTTAAATAgatagatatatttttttttgtgtttttttgataaaaagcGCTGATTAAATAATCTTAATCATATACTTTTAAAttctatttaatttataaaagataaaaaatacttcCAATAATGGATCCTGAAATTGCAACACCAGAAATTGCTAATATGgctgttttatttttttcataaaagcCTTTATCTTCACCATCCTTCAAAAAGAAGAAacaagaaataataataaattatgtatacTTATAATCTGTatgaaattaatttttgtatttataatttcatttttgtacTTACCTCTGGTACTACAACAACTTCACCTGGTTCTTTGTGTTCTCCTGGTCCTTTATCTTCACCTGGTACTACGATAACTTCTCCTGGTACTTTATCTTTTTCTGGTACTTTAGGTTTTTCTGGTACTTTTCCAGCAGAGGGGGTTGGCTCAAATGCGTTGGCGGTTTGACATTTAGATTGTGCAATACctgaaattttaaaattatataagaacaaatatttacataccTATTCGTTTCTACTAGCCATACACAAGTTcaatacattttataaatagcaCCATCactatatgtatatacatattcatGTGTGTGTacctaatttttttttttcgttgtcaaatataatgtatttGTTTAAGAAAAATGGAACTCCGAGGTGTCCATTGCTTTCAGCGTGTTTTACTAAAACTTTGTAATTGTTGCCTCTGCAAAAGGTGTGAGAAAAATATGGGTGAGACAGCTTACTTATTTGCTTacttatgtatatatgcttGCTTATCCATTTTGGCTAGTCAGAACTTACCCGTTATCTATTATGTAATCTTGTGGATGGACCATCACTTTGTGTTCactaaaaaatgaaacgtaacgaaaatgatgagaaagtttaataaaaaaaaataaagtatcTACCGATTTagtgatatattttataaattttttttttttattacccGAAAGAAAATTCTAAGATTGGGAAAGAACCTAAGTGTTCACTTGCCATTTGGAATGATCCAGATTCTTTAGtgtatttacatttttcacCTAAGcctttgcatattttatcaatttgTTCTGTAAGCTTAGTTGATACTTCTTTTGGTAATGATATGAAATAGTCATctaaaaaggaaaagaagtataaatatat
Protein-coding sequences here:
- a CDS encoding helicase, putative → MSCNTVKRTYECLYTHQKTQKNKKWKDGYCEILVSYGVTKIYLLNSNRVCVESFISNNIDFGNIEEEIELSNHLVQFVDIYNYVESEITNEIINDESRKRGNEFFKQNDNTNSKKIKNKHETINFNKNYKNYQIEKEEILKPKEILVPSKRVDKYAHTNRKFEVPRKIEPGQDKSEEPEKNELKNMHNKQIENITKDKKYTKNIIENVGIQFSNINKEKHSSIDKKNMISITYTTNHLFNKKNTTKWYDGYILDKENEIELYNFIEEKLFVKKKDNIIYEEYMPFGTYIVYNDFSNKPSSGSNNILEPSNFVKKNKFNTNLHSVLKCGISKNSSTNVKNNDEKEPQQKIEYYKNNEHNLGIENRIFSNPRKRNLDFSKENNNYDNIAYEGKNQNNLEKNSEKCNEQTKDNSIDKKNGSIHITNKNECELYFHTNYDCDKEEKKKNTKIVFFSGNRDDCDKYEEIVNIGQVVSKNHFSHVNVFNNSMKIKLNTGLINYYNKDRNIERDNNSEQSGNINRLSSLENAKHSDNPKKDYSNISNRQMDNNGKYDDSYEKNVSNSLSSNCHENAYLENGNEKKNNSILTKKDASLHVLETKTALETDKKLTSLGLEQNLYCDVYKINNIFSFSNNNNSFCISDAENINRNNLFLPVYITIPKKKEDIKNKLNELPHFKIPNFFINKSEYILCFMNATLFQIYYEITNKYMYIYDNLIYALKGDTHKNSNLKHGSENINTKNKDLDPFPKMGGKSISNSGTNNGTNLDFTGEYKKKKNYKNNTEDNYILLLEDVELVCSLQDGNVNKYGKGAFINTKNEKNTGIKYFLKKNTDNGILIEKNGITQVRNNIKKYINTNHIIMLRKKCDYEENNVYTTHKDDLLLFNTKWNGFNNNYMEIFPLNFETFLYICELFEKEKNVLTSKEFLYFLKKYKSISFQKCLFFIKLSDHLDNLKHLFYFYKNIEEENVCYNKKSIHKNINYINYMNNSKDKSMDYNFVGKRMGVKDCIEKSHTNLIPLNNASIEYKNELVQNLQNNKKLNKKQKEIIQSVINWFEYKNEEASDIDSQNKHADQTEHADKTEQGSSCILVNGIFGSGKSTLICNTIMYLDKILGYEEKLVKEERKRKKKESEKGYIYDSNSELNENGMPKYKSLLSKIREEEKSKNSINDEKKKIILMCNTNFAVDNILLKLKRDFEFYDFARIGSISEINVFLITNFISITSKEGKNAEDIKKYLENFDTNTMKGENLNDSQNEREHSLNQHSVKYNNRNRPDKVSDIEQGEEKQEISKDAESDRSNPSINGVAKPNKIHKITDINKLIEVLKKEKTNSILKNKYKNKRVIAGTCKSLYIFEKLNTIKDSINYLIADECTQIDELTLLKFFIKYPIKRIILIGDIMQLGFVIKSKSDLCRSLFSRLIENELFIKYFFIKQYAKGKEEKDAIENGDAQANISITTVVDKIIKLTELEYSNYKSKIYEQMFNLHYDNSCNHIKPYKQTSLCINKLIIMNKQYRCHPDISNICSHLFYNNCIKNAKCTEQNNIIYDKYNAHLNFILIRKEYKGIHCNSYFINVLEANIILNICDHMVSNKINPDNIGIISLFRYQAIYIQNKMKLSKNYDNLKKIKVSTVDSFQGIEKEIILFSCVLSFFPDDQKKYTINKTEQEKKEANAHYKNQLLYKKNTTTQIQKTAEHAEQLLSATDSFDYFCENKNRINVALSRSRNQLIIVAHQAFVQKNKIWSYIKSKSKIYYYD
- a CDS encoding DNA polymerase epsilon subunit B, putative, which codes for MDSFIRERIIGSVIKSHDIKNINLYLTNIEEHIIKIKNEGRSIIDEVFLAFNGSISHISLYSYLYDHNINVDLDCLNIIYEHSYIEEEKLVEEAKDDKVVEVTKFDSDLMYYLVKTYKENFEEEHNLTVKDIENIIIEYKEKKYQETIKLYKDKYQDGIKVYNTFLDLSHFYYDEKRMRFLKKKKEGSIENYNEYINANADVEFYDLKYHILSKKTKGHPSILFWSDAINEIHIKDKTIITSVDAVKLTNTDHQHIIGILGLNRDGDLVIQGIRNEVKLVINKSCVINHGIYCIGHVILVQGRIKLTNKTFYATEIMHPPRNYHDEKNEGDLFYNFENEKDKIGMTEYELVVKNNDKSQNWIIMHDIYLDNPYTFEILEKMFSLYVTTYPDNELPVGFILMGDFISLKFDYNKNFNNLYIKGFEKLSYLLISKFKLILQNCYLVFIPGKNDPCACKNSLPKLPILPYYIKKFKENIESFCPCEDRIIFATNPCRIRHFNTKMIFFRHDILNDLIWSASINATDDNKQNLQNILTSTIIGQSHIYPIPHDSRILKRYSPFLFIYPLPTFICISDNTCNSFISYASENTSDSIISNSDMSFTKKKAFTVYNVLQHEAKRYIVPV